From Chryseobacterium sp. H1D6B, a single genomic window includes:
- a CDS encoding pentapeptide repeat-containing protein: MREAYILDQNFNNKDFEASPLDKGEYENCIFNSCIFEYADLSEFKFTDCEFVECNLSMAKLVGTAFRDVIFKECKMFGLQFNDCNEFGLSFKFEGCSLHNSIFYKTSIKKTVFKNSKLNEVDFEECDLSNAVFINCDLSGAVFDKTILEKADLRTSFSYSINPEANRLKKAKFSLSEVHGLLHKYDIEIEKNS; this comes from the coding sequence ATGCGGGAAGCGTATATTTTAGATCAAAATTTTAATAATAAAGATTTTGAAGCATCTCCATTAGATAAAGGAGAGTATGAAAACTGTATTTTTAATAGCTGCATTTTTGAGTATGCCGATCTCTCTGAATTTAAATTTACAGACTGCGAATTCGTTGAATGTAATTTAAGTATGGCCAAACTTGTTGGTACAGCTTTTAGAGATGTCATCTTTAAAGAATGTAAAATGTTCGGCCTGCAGTTTAATGACTGTAATGAATTTGGACTTTCATTTAAATTTGAGGGCTGCTCACTGCATAATTCTATTTTCTACAAAACATCAATCAAAAAGACTGTATTTAAAAATTCAAAACTTAATGAGGTGGATTTTGAAGAATGTGATCTATCTAATGCTGTGTTTATCAACTGTGATTTATCAGGCGCTGTTTTCGATAAAACAATCCTTGAAAAAGCAGATCTCAGAACATCTTTCAGCTATTCAATAAATCCCGAAGCTAATAGGCTTAAAAAGGCTAAATTTTCACTTTCTGAAGTACATGGTCTTCTGCATAAGTATGATATAGAAATTGAAAAGAACAGCTGA
- a CDS encoding C40 family peptidase — protein MKKRVLFYLVTFVSTISLQSCVTNYVASKPATYIKEYKTDAKLASMNTKMEQDKKQLISSFISEKALVLSNAKNSLKNSEIAKAIKHNKTIDNILSEASTYLGTPYRYGGTTRNGIDCSAFVLSVFGAAAGLSLPRVAASQAQEGERIEKENLQKGDLIFFSHGRRISHVGIVESVSEDGEIKFIHAATSKGVMISSLNDSYWGPKFRFAKRVINEEGDAYNNLASVTPATATSF, from the coding sequence ATGAAGAAAAGAGTTTTGTTTTATTTAGTTACTTTCGTTTCAACAATATCACTACAATCATGCGTTACTAATTATGTAGCTTCCAAACCGGCAACTTACATAAAAGAATACAAAACAGATGCCAAACTTGCTTCCATGAACACTAAAATGGAACAAGATAAAAAACAGCTAATCAGCTCTTTTATCTCTGAAAAGGCACTTGTTTTATCTAACGCAAAAAATTCTTTAAAAAATTCTGAGATTGCAAAAGCAATCAAACATAATAAAACTATCGACAACATTTTATCAGAAGCTTCAACTTACCTGGGGACTCCTTACAGATATGGAGGAACTACAAGAAACGGTATAGATTGTTCAGCTTTTGTACTTTCTGTATTCGGAGCAGCAGCCGGCCTTAGCTTACCTAGAGTAGCGGCATCTCAAGCTCAGGAAGGAGAAAGAATAGAAAAAGAGAACCTTCAGAAAGGAGATTTGATTTTCTTTTCTCACGGAAGAAGAATTTCTCACGTAGGTATCGTAGAAAGTGTATCTGAGGACGGTGAAATCAAATTCATCCATGCAGCCACTTCAAAAGGTGTGATGATTTCGTCTCTTAATGATTCTTATTGGGGACCTAAGTTCAGATTTGCAAAAAGAGTGATCAATGAAGAGGGAGATGCTTACAATAATTTAGCATCAGTAACACCAGCAACCGCAACAAGTTTTTAA
- a CDS encoding glutamine synthetase III: MSTLRFKALETLPFKDFRKDNSVEIPAKLSELFCQNVFSENTMREYLTKEAFQSIMDAIKKGTKIQRLIADQVAVAMKDWAMSKGVTHYTHWFQPLTGSTAEKHDSFFTPIEGGRAIERFSGGMLIQQEPDASSFPNGGIRNTFEARGYTAWDPTSPAFIMGTTLCIPSIFISYTGETLDYKAPLLRALNAVDEAATNVMQYFDKNVTKVTPTLGWEQEYFLVDSALYQSRPDLVLTGKTLLGHSPAKGQQLDDHYFGSIPTRVMNFMKELEVECMKLGIPVTTRHNEVAPNQFELAPMFEEVNVAVDHNSLLMDVMARIAHRHHFHILFHEKPFAGVNGSGKHNNWSLATDTGENLLSPGKNPKKNLQFLTFFVNAIKAVHEYADLLRASIASASNDHRLGANEAPPAIISVFIGSQLFRVLEELEKVTEGKLSPDEKTDLKLNVVGKIPEILLDNTDRNRTSPFAFTGNKFEIRAVGSSANCAESMTVMNTIAAKQLNDFKKEVDALIETGLKKDEAIFNVLREYIKQSKNIMFEGDGYSDDWAKEAEKRGLNNLKTTPEALKQEMDKKFVDLYEEMGIFTHREVEARNEIKLEKYSTVIDIEARVLSDIARNHIIPSALNYQNRLIENVKGLKDIFEDKEFKKLAKEQISLITHISENISKIKLGVEGLMKAREAAKAVSDSQKQAETYCNEVKPLFDIIRDASDDLEMMVDDELWPMTKYREMLFTR; this comes from the coding sequence ATGTCAACCTTAAGATTCAAAGCTTTAGAAACCTTACCATTCAAGGACTTTAGAAAAGATAATTCAGTAGAAATCCCTGCTAAATTATCTGAATTATTTTGTCAAAACGTATTCTCTGAAAACACCATGAGAGAATATTTAACAAAAGAAGCATTCCAATCTATTATGGATGCTATAAAAAAAGGAACTAAAATCCAAAGATTAATTGCAGATCAGGTAGCTGTTGCTATGAAAGATTGGGCAATGAGCAAAGGGGTTACTCACTATACACACTGGTTTCAGCCATTAACAGGAAGTACTGCTGAAAAGCACGATTCTTTCTTTACGCCTATTGAAGGCGGAAGAGCTATTGAAAGATTCAGCGGCGGCATGCTTATCCAGCAGGAACCTGATGCTTCTTCTTTCCCGAACGGAGGAATCAGAAATACTTTTGAAGCAAGAGGTTACACAGCCTGGGATCCTACTTCTCCGGCTTTCATCATGGGAACTACACTTTGTATCCCATCCATTTTCATCTCTTATACTGGAGAGACGTTAGATTATAAGGCTCCTCTTTTAAGAGCTCTGAATGCTGTAGACGAAGCAGCAACCAACGTAATGCAGTATTTTGACAAAAACGTAACGAAAGTAACTCCTACTTTAGGATGGGAGCAGGAATATTTCTTAGTAGACTCTGCTTTATACCAGTCTCGTCCAGACTTAGTTTTAACAGGGAAAACATTATTAGGACATTCTCCAGCAAAAGGACAGCAGCTGGACGACCATTATTTTGGTTCTATTCCTACAAGAGTAATGAACTTCATGAAGGAGTTGGAAGTAGAATGTATGAAATTAGGCATTCCTGTAACGACAAGACATAATGAAGTTGCTCCGAACCAGTTCGAGCTTGCTCCAATGTTTGAAGAAGTGAACGTTGCAGTAGACCACAACTCATTGCTGATGGATGTTATGGCAAGAATTGCCCACAGACACCATTTCCATATTTTATTCCACGAAAAACCATTCGCAGGCGTAAACGGAAGCGGGAAGCACAACAACTGGTCACTTGCTACAGATACAGGGGAAAATTTATTAAGCCCTGGAAAAAATCCTAAGAAAAACTTACAGTTCTTAACTTTCTTCGTTAACGCTATTAAAGCTGTACACGAATATGCCGATCTTTTAAGAGCAAGTATCGCTTCTGCAAGCAACGACCACAGATTAGGAGCTAACGAAGCTCCGCCGGCTATTATTTCTGTATTTATCGGAAGCCAGCTATTCAGAGTTTTAGAAGAGCTTGAAAAAGTAACTGAGGGGAAACTTTCTCCGGATGAAAAAACAGACTTGAAATTAAATGTTGTTGGAAAGATCCCTGAGATTCTTTTAGATAATACGGACAGAAACAGAACTTCTCCATTTGCATTTACAGGAAATAAATTTGAGATCAGAGCGGTAGGTTCTTCTGCAAACTGTGCAGAATCTATGACTGTAATGAATACAATCGCAGCGAAACAATTAAATGATTTCAAAAAAGAAGTTGATGCTTTAATTGAAACCGGATTGAAAAAAGACGAAGCCATCTTTAATGTGTTAAGAGAATATATCAAGCAGTCTAAAAACATCATGTTTGAAGGTGACGGATATTCTGACGACTGGGCAAAAGAAGCAGAGAAAAGAGGATTGAACAATCTGAAAACGACTCCTGAAGCTTTAAAACAGGAAATGGATAAGAAGTTTGTAGATCTATATGAAGAAATGGGTATCTTCACTCACAGAGAGGTAGAAGCCAGAAATGAGATCAAACTTGAAAAATACAGCACTGTAATTGATATTGAAGCAAGAGTTTTAAGTGATATCGCAAGAAACCACATTATTCCTTCTGCTTTAAATTATCAGAACAGATTAATTGAGAACGTTAAAGGCCTTAAAGATATTTTTGAAGATAAAGAATTCAAAAAATTAGCAAAAGAGCAGATCAGTCTGATCACCCATATTTCTGAAAATATTTCTAAAATTAAATTAGGAGTAGAAGGTCTTATGAAAGCCAGAGAAGCTGCAAAAGCAGTGTCTGACAGTCAAAAGCAGGCAGAAACTTACTGCAATGAAGTAAAACCTTTATTTGATATTATCAGAGATGCATCTGATGATCTTGAAATGATGGTAGATGATGAACTTTGGCCGATGACAAAATATAGAGAAATGTTATTTACAAGATAA